Genomic segment of Mucilaginibacter sabulilitoris:
ACTAAGTATTGATGCCGACGAAATACCTGACACTGCCTTATTAATTTCAATTGCCCAATTGAAGTTTAATGACAACAATACCGTTTACGATATACCTTTTAAAGCCTATTACGGTAATAAACCCATAAACTTTGGTAACTGGGGACGTGATCATCATATCCGTTTGTTTAACCGTACCCGTGTTAAATGGTCCGAACCTCCAGTACATGAAACGCTGATACTCCCGCGAAATGTAAGTGTAAAAAAACTGAATGGGCATTTACACCATTATTCGGTTAAAAATGCCAGTGAACATGAAGCTAAAATTGTCCATTATGCACAACTTAGTGCTTTAAAATATTTACAGAGCGGCAAAAAAGCCGGTTTTGTAAAACTATACATTGCTCCTGTATTCCACTTTGTAAAAACATATATATTTCTATTAGGATTTTTGGATGGTAAAGAAGGTTGGTACATTGCTAAAATGGCCATGAAAAGTACCTGGTTAAAATATCATTACCTTAGTAAGGCCCAACAAGCACCTAAACAAAAAAACTATCAGAATGGCATTCCTGTTATGGCATACGAATATAAAGCTGATATTCATAC
This window contains:
- a CDS encoding glycosyltransferase family 2 protein — encoded protein: MVPVSVVIITKNEAEMISRSITMLKQITDDIIVVDNDSTDQTVSITKQNGCRVYQKNWDGYGANKNKGIELARYNWILSIDADEIPDTALLISIAQLKFNDNNTVYDIPFKAYYGNKPINFGNWGRDHHIRLFNRTRVKWSEPPVHETLILPRNVSVKKLNGHLHHYSVKNASEHEAKIVHYAQLSALKYLQSGKKAGFVKLYIAPVFHFVKTYIFLLGFLDGKEGWYIAKMAMKSTWLKYHYLSKAQQAPKQKNYQNGIPVMAYEYKADIHTE